The following proteins are encoded in a genomic region of Saccharopolyspora antimicrobica:
- a CDS encoding VirB4 family type IV secretion system protein, with amino-acid sequence MTTKSRRRQPAAASAFAPDAIEVHPRHLQIGGDWVASFAVTGYPREVHPGWLQPLLTYPGRLDVSLHIQPVDPRVAADRLRKQLGKLESGRRHSAAHGRLADPEVDAATEDAYDLSDRLARGEGRLFRCGLYLTVHAASEQELVEEISALRALTASLLMDAKPTTYRSLQGWITALPMGLDQIGMTRTFDTAALSAAFPFTSPDLPPPDPTSASTAAGVLYGWNLGSQGLVHWDRFACENYNSVILGRSGAGKSYLVKLETLRSLYRGVEIAIIDPEDEYARLAAAVGGTYFPLGTEGIHLNPMDLPIHTRPDGRRSAPADAVTRRSLFIHTLLSVLFEQPLTADERAVLDQAVTATYQQAGITDDARTWTRHAPLLSDLRAVLTDLGGDTARELASRLQPFTDGAFRGLFDGPTTMPPEGHLLVFSLRNLPDELKSAGTLLTLDTVWRRVSNPSTRRPRLCVVDEAWLLMHQQAGAEFLWRMAKSARKHWAGLTVATQDVGDVLGTDLGKAVIANAATQILLRQAPQAIDDIVHTFALSEGERQFLLSADTGQGLLSTGTQRVALQAIASDGEHELITTDPAELASLPKPNDETGEFAEIDSGHDLVLDD; translated from the coding sequence GTGACCACCAAGAGCCGCCGCCGGCAGCCCGCCGCGGCGAGTGCCTTCGCTCCGGACGCCATCGAGGTGCACCCTCGTCACCTGCAGATCGGAGGAGACTGGGTCGCCTCCTTCGCGGTCACCGGCTACCCCCGCGAGGTGCATCCCGGCTGGCTGCAGCCCTTGCTGACCTATCCTGGCCGACTGGATGTGTCGCTGCACATCCAACCCGTCGACCCGCGGGTGGCCGCGGATCGGTTGCGCAAGCAACTCGGCAAGCTCGAATCCGGGCGCCGGCACTCCGCCGCCCATGGACGCCTGGCAGACCCGGAGGTCGACGCGGCCACCGAGGACGCCTACGACCTGTCCGACCGGCTCGCCCGCGGTGAAGGACGTCTGTTCCGATGCGGGTTGTACCTGACGGTGCACGCCGCCTCGGAGCAGGAGCTCGTCGAGGAGATCAGCGCGCTGCGCGCATTGACCGCGTCACTGCTCATGGACGCCAAACCCACCACCTACCGCAGCCTGCAAGGCTGGATCACGGCCTTGCCGATGGGGCTGGATCAGATCGGCATGACCCGCACCTTCGACACCGCCGCGCTGAGTGCAGCATTCCCCTTCACTTCGCCGGACCTGCCGCCGCCAGATCCCACCTCCGCGTCGACCGCAGCCGGCGTGCTCTACGGCTGGAACCTCGGCAGCCAGGGCCTGGTGCACTGGGACCGGTTCGCCTGCGAGAACTACAACTCGGTCATCCTCGGCCGCAGCGGGGCAGGCAAGTCATACCTCGTCAAACTCGAAACACTCCGTTCGCTATATCGGGGCGTGGAGATCGCGATCATCGACCCCGAAGACGAGTACGCCCGTCTGGCCGCAGCTGTGGGCGGCACCTACTTCCCGCTGGGCACCGAGGGAATCCACCTCAACCCGATGGACTTGCCGATCCACACCCGCCCAGACGGGCGCCGCTCCGCACCCGCCGATGCGGTCACCCGCCGCAGCCTTTTCATCCACACCCTCCTGTCAGTCCTGTTCGAACAGCCATTGACCGCCGACGAGCGAGCCGTGCTGGACCAGGCGGTCACCGCGACCTACCAGCAGGCCGGGATCACCGACGATGCCCGAACCTGGACACGCCACGCACCGCTGCTGTCCGACCTCCGGGCCGTCCTCACCGACCTCGGCGGCGACACCGCCCGCGAGCTGGCCAGCCGGTTGCAGCCGTTCACCGACGGCGCCTTCCGCGGCCTGTTCGACGGACCCACAACGATGCCACCCGAGGGCCACCTGCTGGTGTTCTCCCTGCGGAACCTGCCCGACGAACTCAAATCCGCCGGCACCCTGCTCACCCTGGACACGGTATGGCGCCGGGTCTCCAACCCCTCCACCCGACGCCCGAGGCTCTGCGTGGTCGACGAAGCCTGGCTGCTCATGCACCAGCAGGCCGGGGCCGAGTTCCTGTGGCGCATGGCCAAATCCGCCCGCAAGCACTGGGCCGGGCTCACCGTCGCCACCCAGGACGTCGGCGACGTCCTCGGCACAGACCTCGGCAAAGCCGTCATCGCCAACGCCGCCACCCAAATCCTGCTGCGCCAAGCGCCTCAAGCCATCGACGACATCGTCCACACCTTCGCACTGTCCGAAGGGGAACGGCAGTTCCTACTGTCGGCTGATACAGGCCAAGGCTTGCTATCGACCGGGACCCAGCGGGTCGCGCTCCAGGCAATTGCCTCAGACGGCGAGCACGAACTGATCACTACAGACCCTGCCGAACTAGCGTCACTGCCCAAACCCAACGACGAGACAGGTGAATTCGCGGAAATCGACAGCGGCCACGACCTCGTCCTCGACGACTGA
- a CDS encoding PrgI family protein has product MSVRIPADVDREDRILAGFTARQVAVMAVTGLVLYGGWQATRAVLPVIVYLLVAVPVGVAVTALVVVRRDGMTLDRLLLAATRQRLQPRRRVAADHAPVDVPEWLAEVAHGYEAVAAGGLDLPAQGVAEAGIVDLGDDGVAMVAACSTVNFALRTPAEQEALTAAFGRYLHSLSASVQILVRAQRLDLSGQIAELRERATGLPHPALEDAALDHADYLVQLGAQADLLRRQILLVVREPVRTSPQDSLTRRRRSGRSRSDGEQPSDGARRAAASRLLRRMSEATELLAPAGISVTLLDASQATAVLTTATNPDSLLPPSAEMAGADEVITTPAGSDWDREAEEDFS; this is encoded by the coding sequence ATGAGCGTGCGGATTCCCGCCGACGTTGATCGCGAGGACAGGATTCTGGCCGGCTTCACCGCCCGCCAGGTCGCGGTGATGGCGGTGACCGGCCTGGTGCTCTACGGCGGCTGGCAGGCCACGCGCGCCGTGCTCCCCGTGATCGTCTACCTCCTCGTCGCAGTTCCGGTCGGAGTCGCGGTGACCGCGCTGGTCGTGGTGCGCCGCGACGGGATGACGCTGGACCGCCTCCTGCTGGCCGCCACGCGTCAACGCCTGCAGCCACGCCGCCGGGTCGCGGCCGACCACGCACCCGTCGATGTGCCGGAGTGGTTGGCCGAGGTGGCTCACGGGTACGAAGCCGTCGCCGCGGGTGGGCTCGACCTGCCGGCCCAAGGGGTCGCCGAAGCCGGCATCGTCGATCTCGGCGACGACGGCGTGGCCATGGTGGCGGCCTGCAGCACGGTGAACTTCGCGCTGCGCACCCCGGCCGAGCAAGAAGCGCTGACCGCGGCCTTCGGCCGGTATCTGCACAGCCTCAGCGCGAGCGTGCAGATCCTCGTCCGTGCCCAACGGCTGGACCTGTCCGGGCAGATCGCGGAGCTGCGCGAGCGTGCGACGGGGTTGCCGCACCCGGCGCTGGAGGACGCGGCGCTGGATCACGCCGACTACCTGGTCCAGCTCGGAGCGCAGGCCGACCTGCTGCGGCGGCAGATCCTGCTGGTGGTCCGCGAACCGGTGCGCACCAGCCCGCAGGACTCGTTGACCCGGCGCCGCCGCTCCGGCCGCTCCCGCAGCGACGGCGAGCAGCCGTCGGACGGGGCACGCCGCGCGGCGGCCTCCCGACTGCTGCGGCGGATGAGTGAGGCCACCGAACTGCTTGCGCCCGCGGGCATCAGCGTGACGCTGCTGGATGCCTCCCAGGCCACGGCGGTGTTGACCACGGCCACCAACCCAGACAGCCTGCTGCCGCCCTCCGCGGAGATGGCCGGCGCGGACGAGGTCATCACCACCCCCGCCGGTTCGGACTGGGACCGCGAAGCCGAGGAGGATTTCTCGTGA
- a CDS encoding pilin, which produces MRSRLRGRHWSRLALVAELAAVGFLLTAASAPAEAGHVLAHAPNIDTVLNNIRNWIMGILALLATVFFTIGGVRYLLANGDPGEIEKAKQAFKSAGFGFALAALAPVVVGILRGIVGV; this is translated from the coding sequence ATGCGCTCGCGTCTACGCGGCCGGCACTGGTCTCGGCTAGCCCTGGTCGCCGAACTCGCCGCCGTCGGCTTCCTGCTGACGGCGGCCTCCGCTCCCGCGGAAGCGGGGCATGTACTTGCCCATGCGCCGAACATCGACACAGTCTTGAACAACATCCGCAACTGGATCATGGGCATCCTCGCCCTGCTGGCCACGGTCTTCTTCACCATCGGCGGCGTCCGCTATCTGCTGGCCAACGGTGACCCTGGCGAGATCGAGAAAGCCAAGCAGGCATTCAAGTCCGCCGGGTTCGGCTTTGCCCTTGCGGCGCTGGCTCCGGTGGTCGTGGGGATCCTGCGCGGAATCGTGGGGGTCTGA
- a CDS encoding DNA modification methylase, which translates to MPKTALRPGSVWDTGSTSPALQIANRHIGATRGDTALTPAIARHIITTYTALGDTICDPNPGPGVVLAEAVRTGRDAVGLPTQPRWESALEANLDLARLAGATGTTTLLDSVDDPRATELPGAVDLVLTGLRHAPSSDPSQILVELYEDLDAVADWVWPGRHIVITCRPWRHRGRLLDLPDKIHDAANAIGLVPTEHCVALTAPMRGNQIRPRITRVRSHPESFDHHGRPTAFPVHIDVLIFQVPPAGHHAAAPARSAA; encoded by the coding sequence ATGCCTAAGACGGCCCTGCGACCCGGCAGCGTCTGGGACACCGGCAGCACCAGCCCCGCCCTGCAGATCGCGAACCGACACATCGGGGCAACCCGCGGCGACACCGCGCTGACCCCGGCCATTGCGCGCCACATCATCACCACCTACACCGCCCTGGGCGACACCATCTGCGACCCCAACCCAGGACCGGGCGTGGTCCTAGCAGAAGCCGTCCGAACCGGGCGCGACGCAGTCGGACTACCGACCCAGCCCCGGTGGGAATCCGCCCTCGAAGCCAACCTCGATCTCGCCCGACTTGCCGGCGCGACGGGCACCACGACTTTGCTCGACAGCGTCGACGATCCCCGCGCCACCGAGCTGCCCGGCGCCGTCGACCTCGTGCTCACCGGCCTCCGACATGCCCCGAGCAGCGACCCCAGCCAGATCCTGGTCGAGCTGTATGAAGACCTTGATGCGGTCGCCGACTGGGTCTGGCCTGGCCGACACATCGTGATCACCTGCCGACCCTGGCGCCACCGCGGGCGACTGCTCGACCTGCCCGACAAAATCCACGATGCCGCCAATGCGATCGGCCTCGTTCCCACCGAGCACTGTGTTGCCCTGACTGCACCGATGCGCGGAAACCAGATACGGCCAAGGATTACGCGTGTCCGAAGCCATCCGGAAAGTTTCGATCATCACGGTCGTCCAACTGCGTTTCCGGTCCACATTGACGTACTGATCTTCCAGGTTCCTCCCGCTGGACACCACGCAGCTGCTCCGGCGCGGAGTGCCGCATGA
- a CDS encoding DNA-methyltransferase, with protein MNELYFHDKHIELRVGDALEEMRSLPDASVDCVVTSPPYWGLRDYGTAVWLGGDPGCLHTLGTTPHQRRTVKKRVPGLRSGAGKQCRNCGAIAHDRQYGLEPTIDEYVNRVRDVSAEVWRLLSAHGTFWINLRDTFSYHNSGTGRTGTATSVESARGVRHKSLMGIPWRVALSLQQDGWIIRNAIIWHKPNAIPDPASDRYSSRYEMVFFLVKQPEYHFDGDQALEPLSQSRPAHRKNHRGGTKPHTVKTPWRPTSNGKNLGDVWSISTRPLPEAHCAPFPIDLPHRCIAAGCPENGRVLDPFSGAGTTGLAARQLGRSFQGIDLRADYHDIFLQRLRQQGWRIEAANEGKPGVDVA; from the coding sequence ATGAACGAACTCTACTTTCACGATAAGCACATCGAATTGCGGGTTGGCGACGCACTGGAGGAGATGCGGTCCTTGCCGGACGCCTCGGTGGATTGTGTCGTTACCTCACCGCCGTACTGGGGGCTTCGCGACTATGGCACGGCTGTATGGCTTGGCGGAGATCCCGGTTGTCTGCATACCTTGGGAACAACGCCGCATCAACGCCGGACTGTCAAGAAGCGTGTCCCAGGGCTTCGTTCGGGTGCTGGAAAGCAGTGTAGGAATTGTGGCGCGATCGCGCACGATCGGCAGTATGGCCTAGAACCGACGATCGATGAATACGTTAACCGTGTTCGCGATGTCAGCGCGGAAGTGTGGCGGCTGCTGAGCGCACACGGCACGTTCTGGATCAATCTCCGGGACACGTTCAGCTACCACAACAGCGGCACCGGTCGAACGGGCACAGCAACAAGTGTTGAATCAGCTCGGGGGGTCCGACACAAGAGCCTCATGGGAATTCCATGGCGGGTCGCACTAAGCCTGCAGCAAGACGGGTGGATCATCCGGAACGCGATCATCTGGCATAAACCCAACGCCATCCCGGACCCCGCCTCAGATCGATACTCGTCGCGCTACGAAATGGTGTTTTTCTTGGTCAAGCAACCGGAATACCACTTCGACGGCGACCAGGCGCTTGAACCACTCTCGCAGAGCCGGCCCGCGCACCGGAAGAATCATCGCGGTGGTACCAAGCCGCACACAGTCAAGACCCCGTGGCGCCCCACGAGCAATGGGAAGAACCTGGGCGATGTCTGGTCGATCTCCACGCGGCCACTGCCCGAAGCGCATTGCGCGCCTTTCCCGATCGACCTTCCGCATCGCTGTATCGCAGCTGGCTGCCCCGAGAACGGTCGCGTTCTCGATCCCTTCTCCGGAGCTGGAACCACCGGCCTCGCCGCGCGGCAACTCGGGCGTTCCTTTCAGGGAATCGACCTGCGGGCGGACTACCACGACATCTTCCTGCAGCGACTTCGGCAACAAGGCTGGCGCATTGAAGCCGCCAACGAAGGAAAACCAGGAGTCGACGTTGCGTAG
- a CDS encoding helix-turn-helix domain-containing protein — protein MNTHDPLAAAKDADAISVAAELASAARELADAVRALAGHAPQDPDALLTAEQLGDLLRLSPRTLKDQAAAGLIPHRRFGKHYRFSRDDAAEIVRLARKTPSPQRQEFRAA, from the coding sequence ATGAACACACATGATCCACTCGCTGCCGCAAAGGACGCAGACGCGATCTCGGTTGCAGCCGAGCTTGCCTCCGCGGCCCGCGAACTGGCCGACGCCGTCCGCGCGCTGGCCGGACACGCTCCACAGGATCCCGATGCGTTGCTCACCGCCGAGCAGCTCGGAGATCTCCTGCGGTTGTCACCGCGCACATTGAAGGACCAGGCAGCAGCCGGACTCATCCCGCACCGCCGGTTCGGCAAGCACTACCGCTTCAGCCGCGACGACGCCGCGGAAATCGTACGCCTCGCCAGGAAGACTCCCTCTCCTCAACGGCAAGAGTTCCGAGCTGCCTGA
- a CDS encoding site-specific integrase, with product MWIDPRKGDISFDEFATELMESIGPRLEPSTLAKYRSHLDNHLLPQWAGWPLIGIFNSYMEIEKWVSELHEDYAESTVASIFATFSTFLKVAARAQHIPANPCSGIRVTSGEFDPERLVATPVQVLRAAMRLYHSAGPAAFVLTVMDAYTGGRWSELVGQQRHEYSRERPAIRIQEPLKELGGKLFKGGRRIGPGGVGAGVPTPSKQKTTRPGRGRKKGRTKTPAGTRDVLLAPSIAALYETLMDSHEHPFIFCTPEGNLLRRSNFRQRHWRPAWDGVEPDNPRAKNHVPSILMWFTFHEGRHTHSTWLAEDGVCEIARRARLGQKMKGIGRVYDHVTPEMERQVLDVLEARWRASVAALTAAERAQLMLWFPCLRELGETVSGEHGQDQIAESTPNDQSAAS from the coding sequence ATGTGGATCGATCCCCGCAAGGGCGATATCTCGTTCGATGAGTTCGCAACGGAGCTGATGGAATCCATCGGCCCGCGCCTGGAACCGTCGACGCTGGCGAAGTACAGGTCTCACCTGGACAACCACCTGCTGCCGCAGTGGGCGGGTTGGCCGTTGATCGGGATCTTCAACAGCTACATGGAGATCGAGAAGTGGGTCTCGGAGCTGCACGAGGACTACGCCGAGTCCACAGTCGCGTCCATATTCGCGACGTTCTCGACCTTCCTCAAGGTGGCTGCCCGAGCCCAGCACATACCAGCTAACCCGTGCTCGGGCATCAGAGTGACCTCTGGAGAGTTCGATCCCGAGCGCCTCGTAGCCACCCCCGTACAGGTACTGCGCGCGGCCATGCGGCTGTATCACTCCGCAGGCCCAGCAGCCTTCGTGCTCACCGTGATGGACGCCTACACCGGAGGACGCTGGAGCGAGCTGGTCGGTCAGCAACGGCACGAGTACAGCCGCGAGCGCCCGGCGATCCGCATTCAGGAACCGCTCAAGGAGCTCGGAGGCAAACTGTTCAAGGGCGGCCGACGGATCGGTCCCGGTGGTGTCGGCGCAGGCGTCCCCACCCCCTCGAAGCAGAAGACCACCCGGCCAGGCAGGGGGAGGAAGAAGGGGCGGACAAAGACCCCTGCCGGGACGCGGGACGTCCTGCTCGCCCCGAGCATCGCGGCGCTCTACGAAACGCTGATGGACTCCCACGAGCACCCGTTCATCTTCTGCACGCCCGAGGGGAACCTCCTACGGAGGTCGAACTTCCGTCAACGCCACTGGCGCCCGGCTTGGGACGGTGTCGAACCCGACAATCCACGGGCCAAGAACCACGTCCCGTCGATCCTGATGTGGTTCACCTTCCACGAGGGACGGCACACCCACAGCACCTGGCTGGCCGAAGACGGAGTCTGCGAGATCGCCCGGCGCGCCCGGCTCGGGCAGAAGATGAAGGGCATCGGACGGGTCTACGACCACGTGACCCCGGAGATGGAGCGACAGGTACTCGACGTACTGGAAGCTCGCTGGAGGGCGTCTGTGGCGGCGCTGACCGCCGCGGAACGGGCCCAGCTGATGCTGTGGTTCCCATGCCTTCGGGAACTCGGCGAAACTGTGAGTGGCGAGCACGGTCAAGACCAGATCGCCGAATCAACGCCGAATGATCAGTCAGCAGCAAGCTGA
- a CDS encoding SsgA family sporulation/cell division regulator: MRNDHVTLRSTAVFDLLAPQTPAVPVQVELRYDTRDPYAVVAAFRTGRAGWVEWVFARDLLADGLIAHAGEGDVTIRPAVDDPEVVAIELSSPSGHAVFEASAQELADFLDRTYDVVVPGNENLWVDVDEALTRLLPHDLG; the protein is encoded by the coding sequence ATGCGTAACGATCACGTGACACTGCGTTCCACCGCGGTGTTCGATCTCTTGGCTCCGCAGACACCTGCCGTGCCGGTCCAGGTCGAGCTGCGCTACGACACCCGCGACCCGTACGCGGTGGTGGCCGCGTTCCGCACCGGCCGCGCCGGCTGGGTCGAATGGGTGTTCGCCCGCGACCTGCTCGCCGACGGGCTGATCGCGCACGCCGGCGAGGGCGACGTGACCATCCGCCCGGCCGTCGACGACCCGGAGGTCGTGGCGATCGAGCTGAGCTCCCCGTCCGGCCACGCGGTGTTCGAGGCCTCCGCGCAGGAGCTCGCCGACTTCCTCGACCGCACCTACGACGTGGTGGTCCCCGGCAACGAGAACCTGTGGGTCGACGTGGACGAGGCGCTGACCCGACTGCTGCCGCACGACCTCGGCTGA
- a CDS encoding TIGR02611 family protein yields the protein MFRERLRAKAGFNLAYRVAIGVIGGLVLAAGIVMIPYPGPGWLVVFAGLGILATEFHWAGRVNGFAKRHYRRWVAWLGRQHLATKLVVMGGTCAIVLVTLWLLGLFGTIGGWLGLRWSWLASPLFGP from the coding sequence ATCTTCCGCGAGCGTCTCCGCGCCAAGGCGGGCTTCAACCTTGCCTACCGCGTGGCGATCGGTGTGATCGGCGGGCTGGTGCTGGCCGCGGGCATCGTGATGATCCCGTACCCGGGCCCCGGCTGGCTGGTGGTCTTCGCCGGGCTCGGCATCCTCGCCACCGAGTTCCACTGGGCCGGCCGCGTGAACGGCTTCGCCAAGCGCCACTACCGCCGCTGGGTGGCCTGGCTCGGCCGCCAGCACCTCGCCACCAAGCTGGTGGTGATGGGCGGCACCTGCGCGATCGTGCTGGTCACGCTGTGGTTGCTCGGTCTGTTCGGCACGATCGGAGGCTGGCTCGGCCTGCGCTGGAGCTGGTTGGCCTCCCCCCTGTTCGGCCCCTGA
- a CDS encoding Hsp20/alpha crystallin family protein, with protein sequence MLQFDPFRDFSRLANEVLNATRAPQAMPMDVYRLGDHYVIEFDLPGVDPDSLDLITENNTLTVRAERKTAVRGSEQSEPSYLAAERPRGTFSRQLMMGEGVNLSGIAADYKDGVLTVTVPVAEEAKPRRVEIGRGGGQRKVIESSTEEANT encoded by the coding sequence TTGTTGCAGTTCGACCCGTTCCGCGATTTCAGCCGATTGGCCAATGAGGTGTTGAACGCCACCCGGGCGCCGCAGGCGATGCCGATGGACGTCTACCGTCTCGGTGATCACTACGTGATCGAGTTCGACCTGCCGGGCGTGGACCCGGACTCGCTGGATCTCATCACGGAGAACAACACGCTGACCGTGCGCGCCGAGCGCAAGACGGCGGTGCGAGGCAGCGAGCAGAGCGAGCCGAGCTACCTGGCCGCCGAACGACCTCGAGGCACGTTCAGCCGACAGCTGATGATGGGCGAGGGCGTGAACCTCAGCGGTATCGCCGCCGACTACAAGGACGGCGTGCTGACCGTGACGGTGCCGGTCGCCGAAGAAGCGAAGCCACGTCGGGTCGAGATCGGCCGCGGAGGCGGCCAGCGCAAGGTGATCGAAAGCTCCACCGAGGAGGCCAACACCTAA
- a CDS encoding WXG100 family type VII secretion target, with translation MANMPNVQTSQPGMQQAAQIFSDRATEFTQELQRVNTMMASLQGSWTGTASTNFNTAMDNWERSFQTIINKLINMMDVMGVNTKDYVSAEDNAASAAQSFSSALPGV, from the coding sequence ATGGCAAACATGCCGAATGTGCAGACCTCGCAGCCGGGAATGCAGCAGGCTGCGCAGATCTTCAGCGACCGGGCCACCGAGTTCACCCAGGAACTGCAGCGCGTCAACACGATGATGGCGAGCCTGCAGGGCAGCTGGACCGGTACCGCGTCCACGAACTTCAACACCGCCATGGACAACTGGGAACGCTCGTTCCAGACGATCATCAACAAGCTGATCAACATGATGGACGTGATGGGCGTCAACACCAAGGACTACGTCTCCGCGGAGGACAACGCGGCCAGCGCCGCCCAGTCCTTCTCCTCGGCCCTGCCCGGCGTCTGA
- a CDS encoding WXG100 family type VII secretion target: MSDYRFDFNVADMTLDEMNAVNGRVKNALADMEAQVERSLADWTGVAQDAYWSAKAEWNRQAAQMPVYLEAGRKTLLSISDNYGTTEQRAKQIWDSSRG; this comes from the coding sequence TTGTCCGACTACAGGTTCGACTTCAACGTCGCGGACATGACCCTGGACGAGATGAACGCGGTCAACGGCCGCGTGAAGAACGCGCTCGCGGATATGGAAGCCCAGGTCGAGCGGTCCCTCGCGGACTGGACCGGTGTGGCCCAGGACGCCTACTGGTCTGCCAAGGCCGAATGGAACCGGCAGGCCGCGCAGATGCCGGTCTACCTGGAGGCGGGGCGCAAGACCCTGCTGTCCATCTCGGACAACTACGGCACCACCGAGCAGCGGGCCAAGCAGATCTGGGACAGCAGCCGGGGCTGA